The Candidatus Hydrogenedentota bacterium sequence GAACAGAGCACGGGGTTTGGCTGTGTAGAACCTTGGGCCGGTCCCGGTTTTTCGCTATTATGCAGAGGGAAGAGCAAGCCGCGTCATCGCAGGGGGAATGGTTATGCAAGAATGCGTTCACACCGGTCTTATCGCTCTCACAGCCGTGTGTTCTGTTGTGCTGTGCGCCTCTACGGCCTTGGCAGCCGAGGAGGCATCACCCGTGGAACTCGTGTCAGTCACGAAAATATGGGACCAGGGCCAGCACAACGCGTTCACGGACATCATCCGGTTCCACGACAAATGGTTCGTGTCGTTTCGCGAAGGCGAGGCCCATGTCTACGGAGAAGACGGCAAGATCCGCATCATTGCCTCGAACGACGGGGAGAAATGGGAGTCCGCGGCGTTGATGGCCGAGGAAGGCATTGATCTGCGCGATCCCAAGCTGTCCGTCACGCCGGATGGACGTCTCATGGTGCTCGCCGGGGGCTCCGTCTACAAAGGCAAGGAATTCATCACGCGGCGGCCGCGCGTGGCCTTTTCCGAAGACGGCGCCAACTGGGGTTCCCTTATTCCGGTCTGCGAAGACGGCGACTGGCTCTGGCGCGTCACCTGGCACAAGGGCAAGGCTTACGGTTTCTCGCGCGCGCCGATTCCCCAAGAGGGCGCGGAAGCCACCAGCGAGGAATGGAAGTTCACCCTGTACACCGCGGATGACGGCATCCACTATACGCCCGTGTGCAATCCCAGCGTGCCCGGCAAACCTAATGAAGCCACGGTCCGGTTCATGGAAGACGACACCATGATCGCCCTCGTCCGCCGGGAAGGCGGCAACACCTTCTGCTGGATCGGCACCGCCAAACCCCCGTACACCGGCTGGTCGTGGCACGAAACCGGCTACCGCATCGGAGGACCCAATTTCATCATTCTGCCCGACGGT is a genomic window containing:
- a CDS encoding exo-alpha-sialidase encodes the protein MELVSVTKIWDQGQHNAFTDIIRFHDKWFVSFREGEAHVYGEDGKIRIIASNDGEKWESAALMAEEGIDLRDPKLSVTPDGRLMVLAGGSVYKGKEFITRRPRVAFSEDGANWGSLIPVCEDGDWLWRVTWHKGKAYGFSRAPIPQEGAEATSEEWKFTLYTADDGIHYTPVCNPSVPGKPNEATVRFMEDDTMIALVRREGGNTFCWIGTAKPPYTGWSWHETGYRIGGPNFIILPDGSMWAGGRYHPGGAKTVLAKFGPQTYEPVLTLPSGGDNSYPGFVWHDGLLWMSYYSSHEGKTSIYLAKLRIVK